In a genomic window of Variovorax paradoxus:
- a CDS encoding 1-acyl-sn-glycerol-3-phosphate acyltransferase, whose amino-acid sequence MVRRALAVVAGKLIIGAAGLLTGVRAIWSGTSPKAEQTLYFANHTSHGDFVLLWATLPPDLRALTRPVAGLDYWMASKLRQFIGADVFNALMIRRDGSGQGDNPVEQMKAALEAGDSLIMFPEGTRNTGDEILLPLKSGLFHLARACPNVRLVPVWIENLKRVLPKGTLVPIPLACTVRFGTPIVLAEGEDKLSFLARARSAMLDLRPEYDRLDEKPKPASGSAA is encoded by the coding sequence ATCGTGCGCCGCGCGCTCGCCGTGGTCGCGGGCAAGCTGATCATCGGCGCCGCGGGCCTTTTGACCGGCGTGCGCGCCATCTGGTCGGGCACCAGCCCCAAGGCCGAGCAGACGCTCTACTTCGCCAACCACACCAGCCATGGCGACTTCGTGCTGCTGTGGGCCACGCTGCCGCCCGATCTGCGCGCGCTCACGCGGCCGGTGGCGGGGCTGGACTACTGGATGGCCTCGAAGCTGCGCCAGTTCATCGGCGCCGACGTGTTCAACGCGCTGATGATCCGGCGCGACGGCTCGGGCCAGGGCGACAACCCGGTCGAGCAGATGAAGGCCGCGCTCGAGGCCGGCGACTCGCTGATCATGTTCCCCGAGGGCACGCGCAACACCGGCGACGAGATCCTGCTGCCGCTCAAGAGCGGGCTGTTCCACCTCGCGCGCGCCTGCCCCAACGTGCGGCTGGTGCCGGTGTGGATCGAGAACCTCAAGCGCGTGCTGCCCAAGGGCACGCTGGTGCCGATCCCGCTGGCCTGCACGGTGCGCTTCGGCACGCCGATCGTGCTGGCCGAGGGCGAGGACAAGCTGAGCTTCCTGGCGCGTGCGCGCAGCGCCATGCTCGATCTGCGGCCCGAGTACGACCGCCTCGACGAGAAGCCCAAGCCGGCCTCCGGGAGCGCCGCATGA
- a CDS encoding phosphatidate cytidylyltransferase yields the protein MIELSPFAQTTLQLFGGVLGVLLLASGIGAVLKWRVAHGQPHSVIDNLNARVNAWWVMVAAIGLAFAFGKGGVIVLFYLISFYALREFISLAYTRRGDHHAIAAAFYIGLPVQYFLVWIDWYGLYSIFIPVYAFLVLPILAAVGGDTQRFLERTSKIQWGLMICVFCISHVPALLTLQIPGFEGRNLLLIAFLVIVVQGSDVLQYIWGKLFGKRKVAPELSPSKTWEGLIGGIASATALGAALSWATPFNAWQAALMSLTICLMGFFGGLVMSAIKRDRGVKDWGSMIEGHGGMLDRLDSVIFAAPIFFHALRYWWVP from the coding sequence ATGATCGAACTCTCGCCCTTCGCGCAGACCACGCTGCAGCTGTTCGGCGGCGTGCTCGGCGTGCTGCTGCTGGCCTCGGGCATCGGCGCCGTGCTCAAGTGGCGGGTGGCGCACGGCCAGCCGCATTCGGTGATCGACAACCTCAACGCGCGCGTCAATGCCTGGTGGGTGATGGTGGCGGCGATCGGCCTGGCCTTCGCGTTCGGCAAGGGCGGGGTGATCGTGCTGTTCTACCTGATCTCGTTCTACGCGCTGCGCGAGTTCATCAGCCTGGCCTACACCCGGCGCGGCGACCACCACGCGATCGCGGCCGCCTTCTACATCGGCCTGCCGGTGCAGTACTTCCTGGTCTGGATCGACTGGTACGGCCTCTATTCGATCTTCATCCCGGTCTATGCCTTCCTGGTGCTGCCGATCCTCGCGGCCGTGGGCGGCGACACGCAGCGCTTCCTCGAGCGCACCTCGAAGATCCAGTGGGGCCTGATGATCTGCGTGTTCTGCATCAGCCACGTGCCGGCGCTGCTCACCCTGCAGATCCCGGGCTTCGAGGGCCGCAACCTGCTGCTGATCGCCTTCCTCGTGATCGTGGTGCAGGGCAGCGACGTGCTGCAGTACATCTGGGGCAAGCTGTTCGGCAAGCGCAAGGTGGCGCCCGAGCTCTCGCCCTCGAAGACCTGGGAGGGCCTGATCGGCGGCATCGCGAGCGCCACCGCGCTCGGCGCCGCGCTGTCGTGGGCCACGCCCTTCAATGCGTGGCAGGCCGCGCTGATGTCGCTGACCATCTGCCTGATGGGCTTCTTCGGCGGCCTCGTGATGTCGGCCATCAAGCGCGACCGCGGCGTGAAGGACTGGGGCTCGATGATCGAGGGCCATGGCGGCATGCTCGACCGGCTCGACTCGGTGATCTTCGCGGCGCCGATCTTCTTCCACGCGCTGCGCTACTGGTGGGTGCCGTGA
- a CDS encoding YdeI/OmpD-associated family protein, whose amino-acid sequence MGAVTAAKKAPAKKATAAAERIVDDTPIECADDAALARWYERHHASHAGVWLRLAKKASGIASVDTAQALDLALCHGWIDGQRKSESDTHFLQRYTPRTKRSTWSQINRAKALQLIEEGRMQPGGLAEVERARADGRWAAAYEASRVATVPPDLRAALDANRKAATFFAALDARNRFAVLFRTQSAKKPETRARRIAQFVEMLAKGEKIHP is encoded by the coding sequence GTGGGTGCCGTGACGGCGGCGAAGAAAGCGCCGGCGAAGAAGGCGACCGCCGCGGCCGAACGCATCGTCGACGACACGCCCATCGAATGCGCCGACGACGCCGCGCTCGCGCGCTGGTACGAGCGCCACCACGCGAGCCATGCCGGCGTCTGGCTGCGGCTCGCGAAGAAGGCCAGCGGCATCGCCTCGGTCGACACCGCGCAGGCGCTCGATCTCGCGCTGTGCCACGGCTGGATCGACGGCCAGCGCAAGAGCGAGAGCGACACGCATTTCCTGCAGCGCTACACGCCGCGCACCAAGCGCAGCACCTGGTCGCAGATCAACCGCGCCAAGGCACTGCAGCTGATCGAGGAAGGCCGCATGCAGCCAGGCGGCCTGGCCGAGGTCGAACGCGCCAGGGCCGACGGTCGCTGGGCCGCGGCCTACGAGGCCTCGCGCGTGGCGACCGTGCCGCCCGACCTGCGGGCCGCGCTCGACGCCAACAGGAAGGCCGCGACCTTCTTCGCCGCGCTCGATGCGCGCAACCGCTTCGCGGTGCTGTTCCGCACCCAGAGCGCGAAGAAGCCCGAGACGCGCGCGCGGCGCATCGCGCAGTTCGTCGAGATGCTCGCCAAGGGCGAGAAGATCCACCCCTGA
- a CDS encoding Crp/Fnr family transcriptional regulator, whose translation MLERALRWNELFSRWPDARRAELMKSARLERYGRRTQVLAHDRHRRELLVVVSGCLEISSMSPNGRKYVNALLGPGQVAPLVRLLEEVPLAYDYHAHEDSVIVHLPSDAVLAVLDAEPLLWRDVAKLGLQRQRLSIVLLQNQMLNSIHGRVAAALMNLVHFYNGQGEDGAPPLVRLSQTDLAAMLGLSRQTVNKELGRLVEEGAIDMRYKRIRIVDAERLARIAAGT comes from the coding sequence CTGCTCGAGCGCGCGCTGCGCTGGAACGAGCTGTTCTCGCGCTGGCCCGATGCGCGCCGCGCCGAGCTCATGAAGTCGGCGCGGCTCGAGCGCTACGGCCGCCGCACGCAGGTGCTGGCGCACGATCGCCATCGGCGCGAGCTGCTGGTGGTGGTGTCGGGCTGCCTCGAGATCAGCAGCATGAGCCCGAACGGCCGCAAGTACGTGAACGCGCTGCTCGGCCCGGGACAGGTGGCGCCGCTGGTGCGCCTGCTCGAGGAGGTGCCGCTGGCCTACGACTACCACGCGCACGAGGACTCGGTGATCGTGCACCTGCCGAGCGACGCGGTGCTGGCCGTGCTCGATGCCGAGCCGCTGCTGTGGCGCGACGTGGCCAAGCTGGGCCTGCAGCGCCAGCGGCTGAGCATCGTGCTGCTGCAGAACCAGATGCTCAACTCGATCCACGGCCGCGTGGCTGCCGCGCTGATGAACCTGGTGCACTTCTACAACGGCCAGGGCGAGGACGGCGCGCCGCCGCTGGTGCGGCTGTCGCAGACCGACCTCGCGGCCATGCTCGGGCTGTCGCGCCAGACCGTCAACAAGGAGCTGGGGCGGCTGGTGGAGGAGGGCGCGATCGACATGCGCTACAAGCGCATCCGCATCGTCGATGCCGAACGGCTCGCGCGCATCGCGGCCGGCACCTGA
- a CDS encoding porin, with amino-acid sequence MKKTAAAGLALAASSSLALAQGSVTIFGTADLYLAHAKSGPSSSTRLEDGGQTASRLGFRGAEDLGGGFDAHFTLEAGFAPDTGKGTLAGPEIAFTRQSFVGLSTPWGQVDAGRMYTPMFYTLFKADPYGVNSVFSPINLVAATDAQPGLLPFAARASNMVRYRTPAIAGFYADLAYAPGEASAASHRSGTLYGGSLSWGRQPYYVGYAFQRARSGSAAAPVAEPSTSTYQALSAAYDWEAIGLQLYANYVRNSTSLPGVPSAKLASLGLTYNITPASNLMFEAMQRKVDASERSQLAWTLGYDYYLSKRTVLYARWLRLLNRHGASATLATVAVAPDSGNGVRVLATGIRHNF; translated from the coding sequence ATGAAGAAGACAGCCGCCGCGGGCCTCGCGCTCGCGGCCTCCTCCTCGCTCGCGCTCGCACAGGGCAGCGTGACGATCTTCGGCACCGCCGACCTCTACCTGGCCCATGCGAAGTCGGGACCGAGCTCCTCGACGCGGCTCGAGGATGGCGGCCAGACCGCGTCGCGCCTCGGCTTTCGCGGCGCGGAGGACCTGGGCGGCGGGTTCGATGCGCACTTCACGCTCGAGGCCGGCTTCGCGCCGGACACCGGCAAGGGCACGCTGGCCGGTCCCGAGATCGCGTTCACGCGCCAGTCCTTCGTCGGCCTGTCGACACCCTGGGGCCAGGTCGACGCGGGCCGCATGTACACGCCGATGTTCTACACGCTGTTCAAGGCCGATCCCTATGGCGTGAACTCGGTGTTCTCGCCGATCAACCTGGTCGCCGCGACCGACGCGCAGCCCGGCCTGCTGCCCTTCGCGGCGCGCGCCAGCAACATGGTGCGCTACCGCACGCCGGCCATCGCCGGCTTCTACGCCGACCTCGCCTATGCGCCCGGCGAGGCCAGCGCCGCGAGCCACCGCAGCGGCACGCTCTACGGCGGCAGCCTGAGCTGGGGGCGCCAGCCCTACTACGTGGGCTACGCCTTCCAGCGCGCGCGCTCGGGTTCGGCCGCCGCGCCCGTGGCCGAGCCGAGCACCAGCACCTACCAGGCGCTGAGCGCGGCCTACGACTGGGAGGCGATCGGGCTGCAGCTCTACGCCAACTACGTGCGCAACAGCACCAGCCTGCCCGGCGTGCCGAGCGCGAAGCTCGCGAGCCTCGGCCTCACCTACAACATCACGCCGGCCTCGAACCTGATGTTCGAGGCCATGCAGCGCAAGGTGGACGCGAGCGAGCGATCGCAGCTGGCCTGGACCCTGGGCTACGACTACTACCTGAGCAAGCGCACCGTGCTCTACGCGCGCTGGCTGCGGCTGCTCAACCGGCATGGCGCCTCGGCCACGCTCGCCACGGTCGCGGTCGCGCCCGACAGCGGCAACGGCGTGCGCGTGCTCGCGACCGGCATCCGCCACAACTTCTGA
- a CDS encoding acetate--CoA ligase family protein gives MDFFSSQTESLSALFAPRSIAVVGASSNPQKIGGIPVDYQRRFGFDGALYPVNPNAERIQDLRAWPSLRAIGQPVDLAILSVPAALVDAALDDAIEAKVKGVVLFSSGFAETGAEGTAAQARLGAKARAAGLRLIGPNCLGFMNIAHKVYATFSPAPGVGRVAPGRIGLVSQSGAFGAYAYAMARERGVGLSLWATTGNEADLQFADCLAWLAQDPATDVIMGYMEGCRDGPRLRAALALAQAAGKPVVMVKVGRTALGAQAAASHTAALAGDDAVYDAVFRRYGVLRARSLGEFFDLAHSAAVAGRPRDRSIGLFTLSGGVGALMADDASAQGLDVQPLGEAAQATLRGWVPFAAPRNPVDITGQVTNDMSLLERSARLMLDDRGFASWMGFLAAAGASDAFWPTLRALVASLRAAYPDTLLAISTLLSPERRAELEGLRCLVFADPSDGIRTIAALAGLKSGALPEADARPVGDPIALAPGAMAEPAALALLAEAGVPVVAHRVAHSADEAAAAAEAFGGAVALKIVSADIAHKSDVGGVALGLRGAAQARAAFERTRDHALSARPEARLDGALVARMASGGVECIAGVHRDPVFGPVLMFGLGGIHVETLRDVALRVLPVTREDTLAMVRELRAFAILDGARGQAPVDLASIADALCALADFALRAGDSLASAEINPLIARPRAEGGCVAVDALIVGRDPSPAEGGTA, from the coding sequence ATGGATTTCTTCAGCTCCCAGACCGAATCCCTGTCGGCCCTGTTCGCGCCGCGTTCCATCGCGGTGGTCGGCGCCTCCTCCAACCCGCAGAAGATCGGCGGCATCCCGGTCGACTACCAGCGCCGCTTCGGCTTCGACGGCGCGCTCTACCCGGTCAACCCGAACGCCGAGCGCATCCAGGACCTGCGGGCCTGGCCCAGCCTGCGCGCCATCGGCCAGCCGGTGGACCTCGCGATCCTCTCGGTGCCGGCCGCGCTGGTCGATGCGGCGCTCGACGATGCGATCGAAGCGAAGGTCAAGGGCGTGGTGCTGTTCTCCTCGGGCTTCGCCGAGACCGGCGCCGAAGGCACGGCCGCGCAGGCGCGGCTCGGCGCCAAGGCCCGCGCGGCCGGCCTGCGGCTCATCGGGCCCAACTGCCTGGGCTTCATGAACATCGCGCACAAGGTCTACGCCACCTTCTCGCCCGCGCCCGGCGTGGGCCGCGTGGCGCCGGGGCGCATCGGGCTGGTGAGCCAGTCGGGCGCCTTCGGTGCCTATGCCTACGCGATGGCGCGCGAGCGCGGCGTCGGCCTGTCGCTGTGGGCCACCACCGGCAACGAGGCCGACCTGCAGTTCGCCGACTGCCTGGCCTGGCTCGCGCAGGACCCGGCCACCGACGTGATCATGGGCTACATGGAAGGCTGCCGCGACGGCCCGCGGCTGCGCGCCGCGCTGGCGCTCGCGCAGGCCGCGGGCAAGCCGGTGGTGATGGTCAAGGTCGGCCGCACCGCGCTGGGCGCGCAGGCGGCGGCCTCGCACACCGCGGCGCTCGCGGGCGACGACGCGGTGTACGACGCGGTGTTCCGCCGCTACGGCGTGCTGCGCGCGCGCAGCCTCGGCGAGTTCTTCGACCTGGCGCACAGCGCCGCCGTGGCCGGCCGGCCGCGCGACCGCTCGATCGGGCTGTTCACGCTGTCGGGCGGCGTGGGCGCGCTGATGGCCGACGACGCCTCGGCCCAGGGCCTCGACGTGCAGCCGCTCGGCGAGGCTGCGCAGGCCACGCTGCGCGGCTGGGTGCCGTTCGCGGCGCCGCGCAACCCGGTCGACATCACGGGCCAGGTGACGAACGACATGAGCCTGCTCGAGCGCAGCGCGCGCCTGATGCTCGACGACCGCGGCTTCGCCTCGTGGATGGGCTTCCTCGCGGCCGCGGGCGCGTCGGACGCGTTCTGGCCCACGCTGCGCGCGCTGGTGGCGTCGCTGCGCGCGGCCTACCCCGACACGCTGCTCGCGATCAGCACGCTGCTCTCGCCCGAACGCCGCGCCGAACTCGAAGGCCTGCGCTGCCTGGTGTTCGCCGATCCGTCGGACGGCATCCGCACCATCGCCGCGCTCGCGGGATTGAAGAGCGGCGCCCTGCCCGAGGCCGATGCGCGGCCCGTCGGCGATCCGATCGCGCTCGCGCCCGGCGCGATGGCCGAACCCGCGGCGCTCGCGCTGCTCGCCGAGGCCGGCGTGCCGGTGGTCGCGCACCGCGTCGCGCACAGCGCCGACGAGGCCGCGGCGGCGGCCGAGGCCTTCGGCGGCGCCGTGGCGCTGAAGATCGTGAGCGCCGACATCGCGCACAAGTCGGACGTCGGCGGCGTGGCGCTCGGCCTGCGCGGCGCGGCGCAGGCGCGCGCGGCCTTCGAGCGCACGCGCGACCACGCACTGAGCGCGCGGCCCGAGGCGCGGCTCGACGGTGCGCTGGTGGCGCGCATGGCGAGCGGCGGCGTCGAATGCATCGCGGGCGTGCACCGCGACCCGGTGTTCGGGCCGGTGCTGATGTTCGGCCTCGGCGGCATCCACGTCGAGACCCTGCGCGACGTGGCGCTGCGCGTGCTGCCGGTCACGCGCGAGGACACGCTGGCGATGGTGCGCGAGCTGCGCGCCTTCGCGATCCTCGATGGCGCGCGCGGCCAGGCGCCGGTCGACCTCGCGTCGATCGCCGATGCGCTGTGCGCGCTGGCCGACTTCGCGCTGCGCGCCGGCGACTCGCTGGCGAGCGCCGAGATCAATCCGCTGATCGCGCGGCCGCGGGCCGAGGGCGGCTGCGTGGCGGTCGATGCGCTGATCGTGGGCCGCGACCCATCGCCGGCGGAAGGAGGCACCGCATGA
- a CDS encoding tripartite tricarboxylate transporter substrate binding protein has translation MTPSKRRLLLCALAAFAATGARAEFPSKPLRIVVQYQAGGSSDILARLVAEGLSKRLGQPVVVENRSGAGGIIGTDHVAKSAPDGHTLLLTVPGPVTANIVLYGKLPYDPRTDLRMVSDIATTRTVLAVHPSVPAKDVASLIAVLKAAPGKYAIGSWGPGTQPHQIQVYMDRAYGLRTLHVPYKGESPMAIDLIGGVIQLTVGSIATLQPYIAAGKLRALAVAGPRRAKALPEVPTFAEQGFADEVYALTGPTSLMAPAKTPDAVVERLGREVAAVVHQPEVARRIEELGAEPVGNLPAEASAAYRAFLPVTLRLTQATGVKLD, from the coding sequence ATGACGCCATCGAAGCGACGCCTGCTGCTGTGCGCGCTCGCGGCCTTCGCGGCCACCGGCGCCCGCGCCGAATTCCCGTCGAAGCCGCTGCGCATCGTCGTGCAGTACCAGGCCGGCGGCTCCTCCGACATCCTCGCGCGCCTGGTCGCCGAGGGGCTGTCGAAACGGCTGGGCCAGCCCGTGGTGGTCGAGAACCGCAGCGGCGCGGGCGGGATCATCGGCACCGACCACGTCGCCAAGAGCGCGCCCGACGGTCACACGCTGCTGCTGACGGTGCCGGGCCCGGTCACGGCCAACATCGTGCTCTACGGCAAGCTGCCCTACGACCCGCGCACCGACCTGCGCATGGTCTCGGACATCGCCACCACGCGCACCGTGCTCGCGGTGCACCCGTCGGTGCCGGCCAAGGATGTCGCCAGCCTGATCGCGGTGCTGAAGGCCGCGCCCGGCAAGTACGCGATAGGCTCCTGGGGCCCGGGCACGCAGCCGCACCAGATCCAGGTCTACATGGACCGCGCCTACGGCCTGCGCACGCTGCACGTGCCCTACAAGGGCGAGAGCCCGATGGCGATCGACCTGATCGGCGGCGTGATCCAGCTGACCGTGGGCTCGATCGCCACGCTGCAGCCCTACATCGCGGCCGGCAAGCTGCGCGCGCTCGCGGTCGCCGGGCCGCGCCGCGCCAAGGCGCTGCCCGAGGTGCCGACCTTCGCCGAGCAGGGCTTCGCCGACGAGGTCTACGCGCTGACCGGGCCGACCTCGCTGATGGCGCCCGCGAAGACGCCCGACGCGGTGGTCGAGCGGCTCGGGCGCGAGGTCGCGGCGGTGGTGCACCAGCCCGAGGTCGCGCGCCGCATCGAGGAACTCGGCGCCGAACCCGTGGGCAATCTGCCCGCGGAAGCCAGCGCCGCCTACCGCGCCTTCCTGCCCGTGACGCTGCGGCTCACGCAGGCCACGGGCGTGAAGCTCGATTGA
- a CDS encoding DUF1254 domain-containing protein, translated as MNAPASQATVDAARQALARSIGLAAFVYGYPLTETYRTCALQTGPRAERRIGTSAGSDVRAPINTLHHAPRPSTHEDRDVVTPANDLLYTIAWIHLADGPMLLSVPAAARHPGRYFVLPLYDAYTENFENLGPRNCDPAGETVVLVGPGGTVPEALAAHRVVRCPTDLVWLIGRILVGDEADWPAARALQSEIRLAPAPGTVPRGRPAAIERWVGEPVDAMAAAFENGEPAAQVAPRFFANLCQALAEAPGRVEDRALVAWFGQAGLRPDAAFAWDTLDAPLREGLVEGFAEGVRVVGAVGRHHRPKAWAMTPATGRYGSEFLGRARTAYLGLGALATSEAVYAASHHDATLEPLDGRRRYAMRFEADDMPPADAFWSVTLYDSDRFLYPNAIGRHAIGDRTQGLRRGADGSLELVLGHARPADAANWLPAPAGRFYLILRMYHPREGVRAWRIPALQPQED; from the coding sequence ATGAATGCTCCCGCCTCCCAGGCCACCGTCGACGCCGCGCGCCAGGCGCTCGCGCGCTCGATCGGCCTCGCCGCCTTCGTCTACGGCTATCCGCTGACCGAGACGTATCGCACCTGCGCGCTGCAGACCGGGCCGCGCGCCGAACGCCGCATCGGCACCTCGGCCGGCTCGGACGTGCGCGCGCCGATCAACACGCTGCACCATGCGCCGCGCCCCTCGACCCACGAGGACCGCGACGTGGTGACGCCGGCCAACGACTTGCTCTACACCATCGCCTGGATCCACCTGGCCGACGGCCCGATGCTGCTGAGCGTGCCCGCGGCCGCGCGCCATCCGGGGCGCTACTTCGTGCTGCCGCTGTACGACGCCTACACCGAGAACTTCGAGAACCTCGGGCCGCGCAACTGCGATCCCGCGGGCGAGACCGTGGTGCTCGTGGGCCCGGGCGGCACGGTGCCCGAGGCGCTGGCCGCGCACCGCGTGGTGCGCTGCCCGACCGACCTGGTGTGGCTGATCGGCCGCATCCTGGTCGGCGACGAGGCCGACTGGCCCGCGGCGCGCGCGCTGCAGTCCGAGATCCGGCTCGCGCCCGCGCCCGGCACGGTGCCGCGCGGCCGCCCGGCGGCGATCGAACGCTGGGTCGGCGAACCGGTCGATGCCATGGCGGCCGCCTTCGAGAACGGCGAGCCGGCCGCGCAGGTCGCGCCGCGCTTCTTCGCCAACCTCTGCCAGGCGCTCGCCGAAGCGCCGGGCCGCGTCGAGGACCGCGCGCTGGTGGCCTGGTTCGGCCAGGCCGGGCTGCGGCCCGACGCGGCCTTCGCATGGGACACGCTCGACGCGCCGCTGCGCGAGGGCCTGGTCGAAGGCTTCGCCGAGGGCGTGCGGGTGGTCGGCGCGGTGGGCCGGCACCACCGGCCCAAGGCCTGGGCCATGACGCCCGCCACCGGCCGCTACGGCAGCGAGTTCCTCGGCCGCGCGCGCACCGCCTACCTGGGCCTGGGCGCACTGGCCACCAGCGAGGCCGTGTACGCCGCCTCGCACCACGACGCGACGCTGGAGCCGCTCGACGGCCGGCGCCGCTATGCGATGCGCTTCGAGGCCGACGACATGCCGCCGGCCGACGCCTTCTGGTCGGTGACGCTCTACGACAGCGACCGCTTCCTCTATCCCAACGCCATCGGCCGCCATGCGATCGGCGACCGCACGCAGGGCCTGCGACGCGGTGCCGACGGCAGCCTGGAACTGGTGCTGGGCCATGCACGGCCCGCCGATGCCGCCAACTGGCTGCCCGCGCCCGCCGGCCGCTTCTACCTGATCCTGCGCATGTACCACCCGCGCGAAGGCGTGCGCGCCTGGCGCATCCCGGCCCTGCAGCCGCAGGAGGACTGA
- a CDS encoding DUF1254 domain-containing protein, with translation MAATIDTGIDTLAEEAVVYAWPLYEMCRMRAATSPQRCETAGEAPAPQRWCNVFTHARKLLGPGKSRVVTPNNDTLYTHAWLDLGAGPLVIDVPDTTGRYYVLGLLDFHTNPFAHLGQRLTGTAARSFVLVPPGWHGALPAAFDAPGARIEAPTRWLWVIGRILVDGPHDLPAVHALQDGFVVRTLADWQAGAAPQPMAFDPACDPKAPPDAGHFAAQVQRALRENPPPARDADRLARYAALGLHPDAVVLDDTQRERLQDAIARVLPGLRATEAGRAAASGWVAMPTVEASFGDDHRLRALVALKYIGMLESREATYPLAWHDAAGRALHGSHRYSLRFGPGELPPVEAFWSLTMYDSRDCMLVDNPIDRYAIGDRTPALRHDADGGLTLRIQHAAPADDAARANWLPAPAGAFYLCLRAYVPRAEMLDGRYALPPLQRLGDDA, from the coding sequence ATGGCCGCGACGATCGACACCGGCATCGACACCCTGGCCGAGGAGGCCGTGGTCTACGCCTGGCCGCTCTACGAGATGTGCCGCATGCGCGCGGCCACCTCGCCGCAACGCTGCGAGACCGCCGGCGAGGCACCGGCACCGCAACGCTGGTGCAACGTGTTCACCCATGCGCGCAAGCTGCTGGGCCCGGGCAAGAGCCGCGTCGTGACGCCGAACAACGACACGCTCTACACCCACGCCTGGCTCGACCTCGGCGCGGGCCCGCTGGTGATCGACGTGCCCGACACCACGGGGCGCTACTACGTGCTGGGCCTGCTCGACTTCCATACCAACCCCTTCGCCCACCTCGGCCAGCGGCTCACGGGCACGGCGGCGCGTTCCTTCGTGCTCGTGCCGCCAGGTTGGCACGGCGCGCTGCCGGCCGCCTTCGACGCGCCCGGCGCGCGCATCGAGGCGCCCACGCGCTGGCTCTGGGTCATCGGCCGCATCCTGGTCGACGGGCCGCACGACCTGCCCGCGGTGCATGCGCTGCAGGACGGCTTCGTGGTGCGGACGCTGGCCGACTGGCAGGCCGGTGCGGCGCCCCAGCCGATGGCCTTCGATCCGGCCTGCGATCCGAAGGCGCCGCCAGACGCGGGGCATTTCGCGGCGCAGGTGCAGCGCGCGCTGCGCGAGAACCCGCCGCCCGCGCGCGATGCCGACCGGCTTGCGCGCTACGCCGCGCTCGGCCTGCACCCCGATGCCGTCGTGCTCGACGACACGCAGCGCGAGCGGCTGCAGGACGCGATCGCCCGCGTGCTGCCAGGGCTGCGCGCCACGGAAGCCGGCCGCGCGGCCGCCAGCGGCTGGGTGGCCATGCCGACGGTCGAAGCGAGCTTCGGCGACGACCACCGGCTGCGGGCGCTGGTCGCGCTCAAGTACATCGGCATGCTCGAGAGCCGCGAGGCCACCTACCCGCTCGCCTGGCACGACGCCGCGGGCCGCGCGCTGCACGGCAGCCACCGCTACAGCTTGCGCTTCGGGCCCGGCGAGCTGCCGCCGGTCGAGGCCTTCTGGTCGCTCACCATGTACGACAGCCGCGACTGCATGCTGGTCGACAACCCGATCGACCGCTACGCCATCGGCGACCGCACCCCGGCGCTGCGCCACGACGCCGACGGCGGCCTCACGCTGCGCATCCAGCATGCGGCGCCCGCGGACGATGCCGCGCGCGCGAACTGGCTGCCCGCGCCCGCGGGCGCCTTCTACCTCTGTCTGCGCGCCTACGTGCCGCGCGCGGAGATGCTCGACGGCCGCTATGCGCTGCCGCCGCTTCAACGACTGGGAGACGACGCATGA